The Felis catus isolate Fca126 chromosome X, F.catus_Fca126_mat1.0, whole genome shotgun sequence genome includes a region encoding these proteins:
- the BCOR gene encoding BCL-6 corepressor isoform X2 — translation MLSATPLYGNVHSWMNSERVRMCGINEDRKIPVNDGDASKARLELREENPLNHNVVDATTGHRIDGLAALSMDRTGLIREGLRVPGNIVYSSLCGLGSEKGREAAASTLGGLGFSSERNPEMQFKPNTPETVEASAVSGKPPNGFSAIYKTPPGIQKSAVPTAETLGLDRPASDKQSPLNINGASYLRLPWVNPYMEGATPAIYPFLDSPNKYSLNMYKALLPQQSYSLAQPLYSPVCTNGERFLYLPPPHYVSPHIPSSLASPMRLSTPSASPAIPPLVHCADKSLPWKMGVSPGNPVDSHAYPHIQNSKQPRVPSAKAVTSGLPGDTALLLPPSPRPSPRVHLPPQPTADSYSEFHKHYARISTSPSVTLSKPYMTVSSEFPSARLSNGKYPKTPEGADSAQPVPGHPRKTAGQDRKDGGSPPLLEKQTVTKDVTDKPLDLSAKVVDVDASKADHMKKMAPTVLVHSRAGSGLVLSGSEIPKETLSPPGSGCAIYRSEIISTAPSSWVVPGPSPNDENNGKNVPPKNKALDWAIPQQRSSSCPRMGGTDAVVANVAGSVSSAGRPASASPAPNATADGCKTGRSSMDTTPSVIQHVGQPPSTPAKHGGSAGSKGAKASNPEPSFKANENGLPPSSIFLSPSEAFRSPPIPYPRSYLPYPAPEGIAISPLSLHGKGPVYPHPVLLPNGSLFPGHLAPKPGLPYGLPTGRPEFVTYQDALGLGMVHPMLIPHTPIEITKDEKPERRSRSHERARYEDPTLRNRFSEMLEASGTKLHPDVPAADKSLKPSPGWSQGKTVVKSDKLVYVDLLREEPEAKTDANGSKPGFAAESVGQSAEPAKPPADPALQPHRDFIALREELGRISDFHEAYAFKQAPGQSVFSLSKENGPAGTNKENLGMPVATPFLEPTLGSDGPAVTFGKTQEDPKPFCVGSAPPSVDVAPTYTKDGADEAESNDGKVLKPKPSKLAKRIANSAGYVGDRFKCVTTELYADSSQLSREQRALQRAMMRFSELEMKEREGGHPTAKDSEVCKFSPADWERLKGNPDKKPKSVALEEAIADQNDNERCEYSAGNKHDPFEAPEDKDLPVEKYFVDRQPASEPPADQAAGDMPHSPTLRLDRKRKVSGDSNHTETAAEDLPEDPLLKAKRRRVSKDDWPEREMTNSSSNYLEDPHYSELTNLKVCIELTGLHPKKQRHLLHLRERWEQQVSAAESKPGRQGRKEVTQAVQPEVTAQGNNSPEEKPGRKRAEAKGNRSWSEESLKSSDNEQGLPVFSGSPPMKSLSSTNASGKKQPPPSCAPASRPPAKQQKIKESQKTDVLCTDEEEDCQAASLLQKYTDNSEKPSGKRLCKTKHLIPPEPRQGLSLTGDYYVENTDGKVTVRRFRKRPEPSSDYDLSPAKQDQKPFDRLQQLLPASQSSQLPRSSSPPETTQSRPMPPEARRLIVNKNAGETLLQRAARLGYEEVVLYCLENKICDVNHRDNAGYCALHEACARGWLNIVRHLLEYGADVNCSAQDGTRPLHDAVENDHLEIVRLLLSYGADPTLATYSGRTIMKMTHSELMEKFLTDYLNDLQGRSDEDSNGSWEFYGSAVCEPDDESGYDVLANPPGPEDQDDDDEAYSDVFEFEFSESPLLPCYNIQVSVAQGPRNWLLLSDVLKQLKMSSRIFRCNFPNVEIVTIAEAEFYRQVSASLLFSCSKDLEAFNPESKELLDLVEFTSELQTLLGSSMEWLHPGDMGSDDYWRKQTTRKRSSTLGRDVTQSSLVGGHDSCECGPSHAAGFGE, via the exons ATGCTTTCAGCAACCCCCCTGTATGGGAACGTTCACAGCTGGATGAACAGCGAGAGGGTCCGCATGTGTGGGATCAACGAAGACAG gaaaattccTGTAAATGATGGTGACGCTTCAAAGGCCAGACTGGAACTGAGGGAAGAGAATCCCTTGAACCACAACGTG GTGGATGCCACTACTGGTCATAGGATCGATGGCCTGGCAGCACTGAGCATGGACCGCACTGGCCTGATCCGGGAAGGGCTTCGCGTCCCCGGCAACATCGTCTACTCTAGCTTGTGCGGACTGGGCTCCGAGAAGGGTCGGGAGGCTGCCGCGAGCACGCTAGGTGGTCTCGGGTTCTCTTCTGAGAGAAATCCAGAAATGCAGTTCAAACCGAACACCCCCGAGACCGTGGAGGCTTCCGCCGTCTCGGGAAAGCCCCCAAACGGCTTCAGTGCTATATATAAGACACCACCCGGAATACAAAAAAGTGCTGTGCCCACAGCCGAAACACTGGGCTTGGACAGGCCTGCCAGCGACAAACAGAGCCCTCTCAACATCAATGGTGCTAGTTACCTGCGGCTGCCCTGGGTCAATCCCTACATGGAGGGGGCCACTCCAGCCATCTACCCGTTCCTTGACTCGCCAAATAAGTATTCACTGAACATGTACAAGGCCTTGCTACCTCAGCAGTCCTACAGCTTGGCCCAGCCGCTGTATTCTCCGGTCTGCACCAACGGGGAGCGCTTTCTCTACCTGCCGCCGCCTCACTACGTCAGTCCCCACATCCCGTCGTCCCTGGCTTCGCCCATGAGGCTCTCGACGCCTTCGGCCTCCCCGGCCATCCCACCTCTGGTCCACTGCGCAGACAAAAGCCTGCCCTGGAAGATGGGCGTCAGTCCCGGGAACCCCGTCGATTCCCACGCCTATCCCCACATCCAGAACAGTAAACAGCCTAGGGTGCCCTCCGCCAAGGCGGTCACCAGCGGCCTGCCCGGGGACACAGCCCTCCTGTTGCCCCCCTCGCCCCGGCCTTCACCCCGCGTCCACCTGCCCCCCCAGCCCACTGCAGACTCCTACTCCGAATTTCACAAGCACTACGCCAGGATCTCCACGTCACCGTCCGTCACCCTGTCAAAGCCATACATGACGGTCAGCAGTGAGTTCCCCTCGGCCAGGCTCTCCAACGGCAAGTATCCTAAGACTCCGGAAGGGGCCGACAGTGCCCAGCCGGTTCCCGGGCACCCCCGGAAAACAGCAGGTCAAGACAGAAAAGACGGGGGCTCGCCGCCTCTGCTGGAGAAGCAGACGGTTACCAAAGACGTCACCGATAAGCCCCTCGACTTGTCTGCTAAAGTGGTAGATGTCGATGCTTCCAAAGCTGACCACATGAAAAAGATGGCTCCCACGGTCCTCGTGCACAGCAGAGCTGGAAGCGGCTTAGTGCTGTCCGGAAGCGAGATTCCGAAAGAAACCTTATCTCCTCCCGGAAGCGGCTGTGCTATCTATAGATCTGAAATCATTAGCACGGCTCCCTCGTCCTGGGTGGTGCCCGGGCCGAGCCCTAACGACGAGAACAATGGCAAAAACGTGCCGCCGAAAAACAAGGCCTTGGACTGGGCCATACCACAGCAGCGGAGTTCATCGTGTCCCCGCATGGGCGGCACCGACGCCGTGGTCGCTAACGTCGCAGGGTCGGTGTCGAGCGCGGGCCGCCCGGCCTCCGCGTCGCCAGCGCCAAACGCCACCGCAGACGGCTGCAAGACCGGCAGGAGCTCCATGGACACCACGCCGTCCGTCATTCAGCACGTGGGCCAGCCCCCGAGCACGCCGGCCAAGCACGGCGGCAGCGCCGGCAGCAAGGGTGCCAAAGCCAGCAACCCGGAGCCGAGCTTCAAAGCGAACGAGAATGGCCTCCCGCCGAGCTCGATATTTCTGTCTCCAAGTGAGGCTTTCAGGTCCCCACCGATCCCCTACCCCAGGAGTTACCTCCCTTACCCAGCGCCCGAGGGCATTGCTATCAGTCCCCTCTCCTTACACGGCAAGGGACCCGTCTACCCCCACCCGGTTTTGTTGCCCAACGGCAGTCTCTTTCCCGGGCACCTGGCCCCAAAGCCCGGACTGCCCTACGGGCTGCCCACAGGCCGGCCGGAGTTTGTCACCTACCAGGACGCACTGGGGTTGGGCATGGTGCATCCCATGTTGATACCTCACACGCCCATCGAGATCACGAAAGACGAGAAGCCAGAGAGGAGGTCCCGCTCCCACGAGAGAGCCCGCTATGAGGACCCGACGCTCCGGAACCGGTTTTCCGAGATGCTGGAAGCTAGCGGCACGAAGTTACACCCGGACGTCCCCGCCGCCGACAAGAGCCTAAAGCCGAGCCCCGGCTGGAGTCAAGGGAAGACGGTCGTCAAGAGCGACAAGCTTGTCTACGTAGACCTTCTCCGCGAAGAGCCAGAGGCCAAAACTGACGCCAACGGGTCCAAACCGGGCTTCGCGGCGGAGAGCGTGGGCCAGAGCGCCGAGCCCGCCAAGCCCCCGGCCGACCCGGCCCTGCAGCCACACCGCGATTTCATCGCCCTGAGAGAGGAGTTGGGGCGCATCAGCGATTTCCACGAAGCTTACGCGTTCAAACAGGCCCCGGGCCAGTCGGTCTTCAGCCTGAGCAAGGAGAACGGTCCAGCGGGGACCAACAAGGAGAACCTGGGGATGCCGGTGGCGACTCCCTTCCTGGAGCCGACTCTGGGGAGCGATGGCCCTGCTGTGACTTTCGGTAAAACCCAAGAGGATCCCAAACCATTTTGCGTGGGCAGTGCCCCACCGAGTGTGGACGTCGCCCCCACCTATACCAAAGATGGAGCCGATGAGGCGGAATCGAACGATGGCAAAGTTCTGAAACCGAAGCCGTCGAAGCTGGCAAAGAGGATCGCCAACTCCGCCGGTTACGTGGGTGACCGATTCAAGTGTGTCACTACCGAACTGTATGCAGATTCCAGCCAGCTCAGCCGGGAGCAGCGGGCCCTGCAG CGTGCAATGATGCGCTTCTCAGAGCTggagatgaaagagagagaaggtggccacCCAACAGCCAAAGACTCCGAGGTGTGCAAATTCAGCCCCGCTGACTGGGAGAGGTTGAAAGGAAATCCGGACAAaaagccaaagtcggtcgccctGGAAGAGGCCATTGCCGACCAGAATGACAATGAGAGAT GCGAATACAGTGCTGGAAACAAACACGATCCCTTTGAAGCGCCAGAGGACAAAGATCTTCCCGTGGAGAAATACTTCGTGGACAGGCAGCCTGCGAGCGAGCCCCCCGCCGACCAGGCGGCCGGGGACATGCCACACAGCCCCACCCTCCGGCTGGACAGAAAGCGCAAAGTCTCAGGTGACAGCAACCACACCGAGACCGCAGCGGAAGACCTGCCGGAGGACCCTCTGCTGAAAGCCAAGCGAAGACGGGTCTCCAAAG ATGACTGGCCTGAGAGGGAAATGACAAACAGTTCCTCTAACTACTTAGAAGACCCACATTATAGTGAGCTGACCAACCTGAAGGTGTGCATTGAATTAACAGGGCTCCATCCTAAAAAGCAACGCCACTTGCTGCACCTTAGAGAACGGTGGGAGCAGCAGGTGTCGGCAGCAGAGAGCAAACCTGGCcggcagggcaggaaggaagtgACCCAGGCAGTTCAGCCTGAGGTCACTGCCCAGGGCAATAACAGCCCCGAAGAGAAACCtggcaggaaaagggcagaggccAAAGGCAACAGAAGCTGGTCGGAGGAGTCCCTCAAGTCCAGTGACAACGAACAAG GCTTGCCTGTGTTCTCCGGCTCTCCGCCCATGAAGAGCCTTTCATCCACCAATGCAAGCGGCAAAAAGCAGCCTCCGCCAAGCTGCGCGCCAGCCTCGAGGCCGCCTGCCAAAcagcagaaaattaaagaaagccAGAAGACAGATGTGCTGTGCACAGACGAAGAAGAAGATTGCCAGGCTGCCTCCCTGCTGCAGAAATACACCGACAACAGCGAGAAACCATCCGGGAAGAGACTGTGCAAAACCAAGCATTTGATCCCTCCGGAGCCCAGGCAGGGCTTGTCGCTGACCGGAGACTACTATGTGGAGAACACTGACGGCAAG GTGACCGTCCGGAGGTTCAGAAAGCGGCCCGAGCCCAGTTCCGACTACGATTTGTCACCAGCCAAGCAGGACCAGAAGCCCTTCGACCGTTTGCAACAACTGCTGCCGGCTTCCCAGTCCTCCCAGCTGCCGCGCTCAAGCTCCCCTCCCGAGACCACCCAGTCGCGCCCGATGCCGCCAGAAGCACGGAGACTTATTGTCAATAAGAACGCAGGCGAGACCCTCCTGCAGCGGGCAGCCCGGCTTGGCTACGAG GAAGTGGTCTTGTACTGCTTGGAGAACAAGATTTGTGACGTGAACCATCGAGACAACGCGGGTTACTGTGCCCTGCACGAGGCTTGTGCCAGGGGGTGGCTCAACATTGTGCGACACCTCCTTGAATATGGCGCGGACGTCAACTGCAGTGCCCAGGACGGAACCAG ACCTCTCCACGATGCCGTCGAGAACGATCACTTGGAAATCGTCCGTTTGCTCCTCTCTTATGGTGCTGACCCCACTTTGGCTACGTACTCAGGTAGAACCATCATGAAAATGACCCACAGCGAGCTTATGGAAAAGTTTTTAACAG ATTATTTAAATGACCTACAGGGTCGCAGTGACGAAGATTCCAATGGCTCCTGGGAGTTCTATGGCAGCGCTGTGTGCG AGCCAGATGACGAAAGCGGATATGACGTTTTGGCAAACCCCCCGGGGCCGGAGGACCAGGATGACGACGATGAGGCCTACAGCGACGTGTTTGAGTTTGAGTTCTCAGAAAGCCCCCTCTTACCGTGTTATAACATCCAAGTGTCCGTCGCTCAGGG GCCTCGAAACTGGCTGTTGCTCTCGGACGTGCTCAAGCAACTGAAGATGTCCTCCCGCATATTCCGGTGCAACTTCCCAAATGTGGAAATCGTCACCATCGCAGAGGCAGAGTTTTACCGGCAAGTTTCGGCAAGTCTCCTGTTCTCTTGCTCCAAAGACCTGGAAGCCTTTAACCCCGAAAGCAAGGAGCTCTTAGACCTGGTGGAGTTCACCAGCGAGCTTCAGACTCTGCTGGGCTCGTCCATGGAGTGGCTCCACCCCGGCGACATGGGCTCGGACGACTACTG gagaaaacaaacaacgaGGAAACGGAGTTCCACACTTGGACGCGACGTCACACAGAGCTCCCTCGTCGGAGGCCACGACTCTTGCGAGTGTGGTCCGAGCCACGCGGCTGGTTTCGGGGAGTGA
- the BCOR gene encoding BCL-6 corepressor isoform X6, giving the protein MLSATPLYGNVHSWMNSERVRMCGINEDRKIPVNDGDASKARLELREENPLNHNVVDATTGHRIDGLAALSMDRTGLIREGLRVPGNIVYSSLCGLGSEKGREAAASTLGGLGFSSERNPEMQFKPNTPETVEASAVSGKPPNGFSAIYKTPPGIQKSAVPTAETLGLDRPASDKQSPLNINGASYLRLPWVNPYMEGATPAIYPFLDSPNKYSLNMYKALLPQQSYSLAQPLYSPVCTNGERFLYLPPPHYVSPHIPSSLASPMRLSTPSASPAIPPLVHCADKSLPWKMGVSPGNPVDSHAYPHIQNSKQPRVPSAKAVTSGLPGDTALLLPPSPRPSPRVHLPPQPTADSYSEFHKHYARISTSPSVTLSKPYMTVSSEFPSARLSNGKYPKTPEGADSAQPVPGHPRKTAGQDRKDGGSPPLLEKQTVTKDVTDKPLDLSAKVVDVDASKADHMKKMAPTVLVHSRAGSGLVLSGSEIPKETLSPPGSGCAIYRSEIISTAPSSWVVPGPSPNDENNGKNVPPKNKALDWAIPQQRSSSCPRMGGTDAVVANVAGSVSSAGRPASASPAPNATADGCKTGRSSMDTTPSVIQHVGQPPSTPAKHGGSAGSKGAKASNPEPSFKANENGLPPSSIFLSPSEAFRSPPIPYPRSYLPYPAPEGIAISPLSLHGKGPVYPHPVLLPNGSLFPGHLAPKPGLPYGLPTGRPEFVTYQDALGLGMVHPMLIPHTPIEITKDEKPERRSRSHERARYEDPTLRNRFSEMLEASGTKLHPDVPAADKSLKPSPGWSQGKTVVKSDKLVYVDLLREEPEAKTDANGSKPGFAAESVGQSAEPAKPPADPALQPHRDFIALREELGRISDFHEAYAFKQAPGQSVFSLSKENGPAGTNKENLGMPVATPFLEPTLGSDGPAVTFGKTQEDPKPFCVGSAPPSVDVAPTYTKDGADEAESNDGKVLKPKPSKLAKRIANSAGYVGDRFKCVTTELYADSSQLSREQRALQMEGLQEDSILCLPAAYCERAMMRFSELEMKEREGGHPTAKDSEVCKFSPADWERLKGNPDKKPKSVALEEAIADQNDNERCEYSAGNKHDPFEAPEDKDLPVEKYFVDRQPASEPPADQAAGDMPHSPTLRLDRKRKVSGDSNHTETAAEDLPEDPLLKAKRRRVSKGLHPKKQRHLLHLRERWEQQVSAAESKPGRQGRKEVTQAVQPEVTAQGNNSPEEKPGRKRAEAKGNRSWSEESLKSSDNEQGLPVFSGSPPMKSLSSTNASGKKQPPPSCAPASRPPAKQQKIKESQKTDVLCTDEEEDCQAASLLQKYTDNSEKPSGKRLCKTKHLIPPEPRQGLSLTGDYYVENTDGKVTVRRFRKRPEPSSDYDLSPAKQDQKPFDRLQQLLPASQSSQLPRSSSPPETTQSRPMPPEARRLIVNKNAGETLLQRAARLGYEEVVLYCLENKICDVNHRDNAGYCALHEACARGWLNIVRHLLEYGADVNCSAQDGTRPLHDAVENDHLEIVRLLLSYGADPTLATYSGRTIMKMTHSELMEKFLTDYLNDLQGRSDEDSNGSWEFYGSAVCEPDDESGYDVLANPPGPEDQDDDDEAYSDVFEFEFSESPLLPCYNIQVSVAQGPRNWLLLSDVLKQLKMSSRIFRCNFPNVEIVTIAEAEFYRQVSASLLFSCSKDLEAFNPESKELLDLVEFTSELQTLLGSSMEWLHPGDMGSDDYW; this is encoded by the exons ATGCTTTCAGCAACCCCCCTGTATGGGAACGTTCACAGCTGGATGAACAGCGAGAGGGTCCGCATGTGTGGGATCAACGAAGACAG gaaaattccTGTAAATGATGGTGACGCTTCAAAGGCCAGACTGGAACTGAGGGAAGAGAATCCCTTGAACCACAACGTG GTGGATGCCACTACTGGTCATAGGATCGATGGCCTGGCAGCACTGAGCATGGACCGCACTGGCCTGATCCGGGAAGGGCTTCGCGTCCCCGGCAACATCGTCTACTCTAGCTTGTGCGGACTGGGCTCCGAGAAGGGTCGGGAGGCTGCCGCGAGCACGCTAGGTGGTCTCGGGTTCTCTTCTGAGAGAAATCCAGAAATGCAGTTCAAACCGAACACCCCCGAGACCGTGGAGGCTTCCGCCGTCTCGGGAAAGCCCCCAAACGGCTTCAGTGCTATATATAAGACACCACCCGGAATACAAAAAAGTGCTGTGCCCACAGCCGAAACACTGGGCTTGGACAGGCCTGCCAGCGACAAACAGAGCCCTCTCAACATCAATGGTGCTAGTTACCTGCGGCTGCCCTGGGTCAATCCCTACATGGAGGGGGCCACTCCAGCCATCTACCCGTTCCTTGACTCGCCAAATAAGTATTCACTGAACATGTACAAGGCCTTGCTACCTCAGCAGTCCTACAGCTTGGCCCAGCCGCTGTATTCTCCGGTCTGCACCAACGGGGAGCGCTTTCTCTACCTGCCGCCGCCTCACTACGTCAGTCCCCACATCCCGTCGTCCCTGGCTTCGCCCATGAGGCTCTCGACGCCTTCGGCCTCCCCGGCCATCCCACCTCTGGTCCACTGCGCAGACAAAAGCCTGCCCTGGAAGATGGGCGTCAGTCCCGGGAACCCCGTCGATTCCCACGCCTATCCCCACATCCAGAACAGTAAACAGCCTAGGGTGCCCTCCGCCAAGGCGGTCACCAGCGGCCTGCCCGGGGACACAGCCCTCCTGTTGCCCCCCTCGCCCCGGCCTTCACCCCGCGTCCACCTGCCCCCCCAGCCCACTGCAGACTCCTACTCCGAATTTCACAAGCACTACGCCAGGATCTCCACGTCACCGTCCGTCACCCTGTCAAAGCCATACATGACGGTCAGCAGTGAGTTCCCCTCGGCCAGGCTCTCCAACGGCAAGTATCCTAAGACTCCGGAAGGGGCCGACAGTGCCCAGCCGGTTCCCGGGCACCCCCGGAAAACAGCAGGTCAAGACAGAAAAGACGGGGGCTCGCCGCCTCTGCTGGAGAAGCAGACGGTTACCAAAGACGTCACCGATAAGCCCCTCGACTTGTCTGCTAAAGTGGTAGATGTCGATGCTTCCAAAGCTGACCACATGAAAAAGATGGCTCCCACGGTCCTCGTGCACAGCAGAGCTGGAAGCGGCTTAGTGCTGTCCGGAAGCGAGATTCCGAAAGAAACCTTATCTCCTCCCGGAAGCGGCTGTGCTATCTATAGATCTGAAATCATTAGCACGGCTCCCTCGTCCTGGGTGGTGCCCGGGCCGAGCCCTAACGACGAGAACAATGGCAAAAACGTGCCGCCGAAAAACAAGGCCTTGGACTGGGCCATACCACAGCAGCGGAGTTCATCGTGTCCCCGCATGGGCGGCACCGACGCCGTGGTCGCTAACGTCGCAGGGTCGGTGTCGAGCGCGGGCCGCCCGGCCTCCGCGTCGCCAGCGCCAAACGCCACCGCAGACGGCTGCAAGACCGGCAGGAGCTCCATGGACACCACGCCGTCCGTCATTCAGCACGTGGGCCAGCCCCCGAGCACGCCGGCCAAGCACGGCGGCAGCGCCGGCAGCAAGGGTGCCAAAGCCAGCAACCCGGAGCCGAGCTTCAAAGCGAACGAGAATGGCCTCCCGCCGAGCTCGATATTTCTGTCTCCAAGTGAGGCTTTCAGGTCCCCACCGATCCCCTACCCCAGGAGTTACCTCCCTTACCCAGCGCCCGAGGGCATTGCTATCAGTCCCCTCTCCTTACACGGCAAGGGACCCGTCTACCCCCACCCGGTTTTGTTGCCCAACGGCAGTCTCTTTCCCGGGCACCTGGCCCCAAAGCCCGGACTGCCCTACGGGCTGCCCACAGGCCGGCCGGAGTTTGTCACCTACCAGGACGCACTGGGGTTGGGCATGGTGCATCCCATGTTGATACCTCACACGCCCATCGAGATCACGAAAGACGAGAAGCCAGAGAGGAGGTCCCGCTCCCACGAGAGAGCCCGCTATGAGGACCCGACGCTCCGGAACCGGTTTTCCGAGATGCTGGAAGCTAGCGGCACGAAGTTACACCCGGACGTCCCCGCCGCCGACAAGAGCCTAAAGCCGAGCCCCGGCTGGAGTCAAGGGAAGACGGTCGTCAAGAGCGACAAGCTTGTCTACGTAGACCTTCTCCGCGAAGAGCCAGAGGCCAAAACTGACGCCAACGGGTCCAAACCGGGCTTCGCGGCGGAGAGCGTGGGCCAGAGCGCCGAGCCCGCCAAGCCCCCGGCCGACCCGGCCCTGCAGCCACACCGCGATTTCATCGCCCTGAGAGAGGAGTTGGGGCGCATCAGCGATTTCCACGAAGCTTACGCGTTCAAACAGGCCCCGGGCCAGTCGGTCTTCAGCCTGAGCAAGGAGAACGGTCCAGCGGGGACCAACAAGGAGAACCTGGGGATGCCGGTGGCGACTCCCTTCCTGGAGCCGACTCTGGGGAGCGATGGCCCTGCTGTGACTTTCGGTAAAACCCAAGAGGATCCCAAACCATTTTGCGTGGGCAGTGCCCCACCGAGTGTGGACGTCGCCCCCACCTATACCAAAGATGGAGCCGATGAGGCGGAATCGAACGATGGCAAAGTTCTGAAACCGAAGCCGTCGAAGCTGGCAAAGAGGATCGCCAACTCCGCCGGTTACGTGGGTGACCGATTCAAGTGTGTCACTACCGAACTGTATGCAGATTCCAGCCAGCTCAGCCGGGAGCAGCGGGCCCTGCAG ATGGAAGGATTACAAGAGGACAGTATTTTATGTCTCCCCGCTGCTTACTGTGAG CGTGCAATGATGCGCTTCTCAGAGCTggagatgaaagagagagaaggtggccacCCAACAGCCAAAGACTCCGAGGTGTGCAAATTCAGCCCCGCTGACTGGGAGAGGTTGAAAGGAAATCCGGACAAaaagccaaagtcggtcgccctGGAAGAGGCCATTGCCGACCAGAATGACAATGAGAGAT GCGAATACAGTGCTGGAAACAAACACGATCCCTTTGAAGCGCCAGAGGACAAAGATCTTCCCGTGGAGAAATACTTCGTGGACAGGCAGCCTGCGAGCGAGCCCCCCGCCGACCAGGCGGCCGGGGACATGCCACACAGCCCCACCCTCCGGCTGGACAGAAAGCGCAAAGTCTCAGGTGACAGCAACCACACCGAGACCGCAGCGGAAGACCTGCCGGAGGACCCTCTGCTGAAAGCCAAGCGAAGACGGGTCTCCAAAG GGCTCCATCCTAAAAAGCAACGCCACTTGCTGCACCTTAGAGAACGGTGGGAGCAGCAGGTGTCGGCAGCAGAGAGCAAACCTGGCcggcagggcaggaaggaagtgACCCAGGCAGTTCAGCCTGAGGTCACTGCCCAGGGCAATAACAGCCCCGAAGAGAAACCtggcaggaaaagggcagaggccAAAGGCAACAGAAGCTGGTCGGAGGAGTCCCTCAAGTCCAGTGACAACGAACAAG GCTTGCCTGTGTTCTCCGGCTCTCCGCCCATGAAGAGCCTTTCATCCACCAATGCAAGCGGCAAAAAGCAGCCTCCGCCAAGCTGCGCGCCAGCCTCGAGGCCGCCTGCCAAAcagcagaaaattaaagaaagccAGAAGACAGATGTGCTGTGCACAGACGAAGAAGAAGATTGCCAGGCTGCCTCCCTGCTGCAGAAATACACCGACAACAGCGAGAAACCATCCGGGAAGAGACTGTGCAAAACCAAGCATTTGATCCCTCCGGAGCCCAGGCAGGGCTTGTCGCTGACCGGAGACTACTATGTGGAGAACACTGACGGCAAG GTGACCGTCCGGAGGTTCAGAAAGCGGCCCGAGCCCAGTTCCGACTACGATTTGTCACCAGCCAAGCAGGACCAGAAGCCCTTCGACCGTTTGCAACAACTGCTGCCGGCTTCCCAGTCCTCCCAGCTGCCGCGCTCAAGCTCCCCTCCCGAGACCACCCAGTCGCGCCCGATGCCGCCAGAAGCACGGAGACTTATTGTCAATAAGAACGCAGGCGAGACCCTCCTGCAGCGGGCAGCCCGGCTTGGCTACGAG GAAGTGGTCTTGTACTGCTTGGAGAACAAGATTTGTGACGTGAACCATCGAGACAACGCGGGTTACTGTGCCCTGCACGAGGCTTGTGCCAGGGGGTGGCTCAACATTGTGCGACACCTCCTTGAATATGGCGCGGACGTCAACTGCAGTGCCCAGGACGGAACCAG ACCTCTCCACGATGCCGTCGAGAACGATCACTTGGAAATCGTCCGTTTGCTCCTCTCTTATGGTGCTGACCCCACTTTGGCTACGTACTCAGGTAGAACCATCATGAAAATGACCCACAGCGAGCTTATGGAAAAGTTTTTAACAG ATTATTTAAATGACCTACAGGGTCGCAGTGACGAAGATTCCAATGGCTCCTGGGAGTTCTATGGCAGCGCTGTGTGCG AGCCAGATGACGAAAGCGGATATGACGTTTTGGCAAACCCCCCGGGGCCGGAGGACCAGGATGACGACGATGAGGCCTACAGCGACGTGTTTGAGTTTGAGTTCTCAGAAAGCCCCCTCTTACCGTGTTATAACATCCAAGTGTCCGTCGCTCAGGG GCCTCGAAACTGGCTGTTGCTCTCGGACGTGCTCAAGCAACTGAAGATGTCCTCCCGCATATTCCGGTGCAACTTCCCAAATGTGGAAATCGTCACCATCGCAGAGGCAGAGTTTTACCGGCAAGTTTCGGCAAGTCTCCTGTTCTCTTGCTCCAAAGACCTGGAAGCCTTTAACCCCGAAAGCAAGGAGCTCTTAGACCTGGTGGAGTTCACCAGCGAGCTTCAGACTCTGCTGGGCTCGTCCATGGAGTGGCTCCACCCCGGCGACATGGGCTCGGACGACTACTGGTGA